The Syntrophomonadaceae bacterium sequence ATTCTTATCGGCCGGCTGACCCGGGATCCCGAATTGCGCTATACGCCAAACGGGGTGGCGGTAGCCACCTTTTCTCTGGCAGTAGATCGGTCCTTTGTTAATCAGCAGGGGCAGCGAGAAGCAGACTTTATCAGGGTCAAGGTGTGGCGGAAGTTAGCTGAAGTAGTTGCCAATAACCTGGGCAAGGGGCGGTTGGTTGCTGTGGAAGGCCGGTTGGAGGTCAGATCTTACGATGCCCAGGACGGCACCAAGCGTTATGAAACAAATGTTGTAGCTGATGAAGTACGGTTCCTTGATTGGCCGAAAGAGGGCCAAGGCGGGGCCAGGCAGCAATTTGCCGGGGACGATCCCTTTGGCAGTGTAAATTTGGCGACGGAAGAAGACCTGCCTTTTTAAATCAGTTGTCGGTAGTCAGTTGTCAGTAGTCAGGAGGCGGAACGAAAGAACGCTTGATCGTCTCGAATTATGCCGAATTCGAGCTGCCCGATACTGACTGCTTTAATGGGTGCTTTTTTCGGGAATAGGTTGTCATAGGGTTAAATAAGGAGGGAAAAGGATAGTGAAACGCGACCGGCGGCGCTCCCGCAAGCGGGTGTGCAGTTTTTGCGCTGATAAATTAGAGCATGTGGATTACAAGGACCTGGGCAAGCTTCGCCGCTACATTACCGAACGGGGCAAGATTCTCCCCCGGAGGATTTCCGGCAACTGCGCCGGACACCAGCGGCAAGTAACCTTAGCCATCAAGAGGGCCAGGATGATCGCTCTTTTGCCCTACAC is a genomic window containing:
- the rpsR gene encoding 30S ribosomal protein S18; this translates as MKRDRRRSRKRVCSFCADKLEHVDYKDLGKLRRYITERGKILPRRISGNCAGHQRQVTLAIKRARMIALLPYTSE
- the ssb gene encoding single-stranded DNA-binding protein; translated protein: MLNKVILIGRLTRDPELRYTPNGVAVATFSLAVDRSFVNQQGQREADFIRVKVWRKLAEVVANNLGKGRLVAVEGRLEVRSYDAQDGTKRYETNVVADEVRFLDWPKEGQGGARQQFAGDDPFGSVNLATEEDLPF